CCCCACCTCGAACTCGCCGGTCGCCGCGAGCGAGAACTCCCGCGGAGCCTCCCCTTCGGTGGCGGGATCCCGAACCGGGTCGCCGACGAGGGTCATGGAAGTGACGGTCGCCGGGAAGTCACCGATGTTCTGGATGGAGAAGTAGCGGGTATTCGACTCACCGGGGGTCACCGTCCCCAGGCTCAACGTCGGCGGCGAGGCGCGGAGCTCCGTGATACCGCCGGTGCCCACGAGCTGGACGCGGACGTCCTGGCAGGTCGCGCACGGACGCAGCAGGAGGGAGGCCGCGTGGGGGCCGCGGTTGGCAGGCGTGAACGAGACGTCGATCGCGCGGGTCGCCCCGCCCGGGAGCTCGACGGCCCCGTCGTCGACCCGGAAGGCAGTGCGATCGCTGCCGCCCGTGATCGAGAGCGTCAGGTTCAGGCTCTTCTCGATCAGGTTCGTGAGATCGAGGGGGAGGGTCTTGGTATCGCCGAGCTTGATGGTCCCGAAGTCGAGGACCTCGACCACCTCCACCACGCGCTTCACACCCTCGCCCTTGAGTTCGAGGGCGATGAGCTCGTTCTTGGCGTTGGACAGCGAGATCTTCAGCTGGCCGTCGAATCGCTCCTCTCGAAGCGGGAAGAAGGCGACCTTCACCTCGGCCTTCCCGCCGGGCGCCAGGGTGAGCTCGGACGGCCGCATATCGTAGCCGCTAGGGAAGTCGGACGCCCTCACCTGAACCAGGGAGCGGCCCGTGTTGGAGAGCGTGACGAGCATCGAGGCCTCGGTCCCCACGAAGACCTGGCCGAAGTCGATTTCTGTTGCAGGGTCAGACACGATGACGCCACGGGCGCTTCCGAGCGGCTCCTTGGCACATCCCACGAGCATCAGCGGGACCAGCAGCAGTCCGTACAAGAAATGTCGCATCGCTTTCCTCCACGAAGGGTGAATCGCTGCAACTCATGTAGGCAGGACGGCTCCCGGATCACCGCGGAGGCGAAATCGGTAAGATTCCTACAGCTCGCGATTCGGTAGCCCGCAAGGGACTTGAGGACACCGGGCGTGCCGCGTCCACTCAATTCCCTGATTCATGCGCGATCTCGCGCACTTGGGCCGATACTCGGAGGGCTCGGCGGCAGGGAACCCTGCCGCCGAGGGGACTCCACCAGCGACGTCCAGCCTGGTGGCAGACTGACTCACAAGTGCCCGCCCCGCGTCTTCACGTGGGGCGGGCACGGTCCACGGGTCCTAGTGGACCCAGCGCATGCCGTCCCGTGTGACGATGCAGGTGGAGCCGTTGTACTGGATGCTCACCGCCACCTCGAACTGTCGAGTCGCGGTGAACACCGTGGTCGTGTTGTACGCCAGGGCGCCACCGCAGTAGATGTTCGTCGTCACGTTGACCGGGTTTCGGGAGTTGCCCCAGTTGTGGATGCCGACCGCGTAGGGGTGGGTCAGGCTCGGGCTGTTGATCCGGGTGTTCTCCGGGCCGGTGCCGGGGATGTCGTCGCGGTCGAGGCTCGCCGTCATGTTGATGTCGTTATCCCACAGCGGATTCGGGCGGTTGCCGCTGTAGCAGTTCCCGAAGTAGCAGTCCGAAGGATTCCTGAACCAGCTGGCGTCCTGATGGCGGTCGCCGAGATCCTCGTTCAGCACGTGGAGATCGATGTCACCCGCCGCGTCCCAGAAGGTCTCCACCCAGAGGCCGCCCCAGGGGGTCGCCGTCAGGCTGTGCTGGCAGGCGCCACGGTTGCCGAGCTGGTCCGTAACCATCAGCTCGAACACGTAGTTGCCCACGAGATCCGGGGTGAAGGTCGGGGTGCACCCCCCTCCGACCGGCCGGGCGCTCGAGCCCACCGGCGCGCTCGCCACCGTCCACGAACAGGTGGTCGGGTGGCCGCCGGGGCTGTAGGCGCCGCCGCTGAGCACGATCTGGGTGTTCACCGTCACCGACTGACCCGCCGCCGGGCAGATCGCCGTCGGCCAATCGCAGAGGACGCCGCAAGCATCGTCCGTGCCCTGGCCCTGGGTCTCGACGAGGAACGGCTCGTCGACGCCCTGCATCCAGACCTCGACCTTACCCACGTCCCGAACCAGGTCCAGGGGCTTGTACGACGCCAGGAAGCTCTTCGTGCCATTCGAAGCGATCGTGACCGGGAGGGTCTCGTCGGATCGGGCCGTGAAGCGCTGCGAGTAGCCGGAGGCCATCGAAACCCGGGAGATCCGGACGGCGTCCGTTCCACAGTTCCGGACGACGAAGGGCTTGAACACCTGCAGCGACTGCGGAACCGCAGGAACCGGGCCGAAGGCGACCGGGTTCGGATCCGCCGAGAGGCAGAAAGACGTCGCGAGACCGCTGATCTGCACCACGGCCCGAGGCGTCTCGACATTGGAGTGGTTGAAGTAGAGGTTGGTACGATCGATGACGCCGGTGATCCGGGTCGGCTGGTAGCGGATCCCCACGGTGATCTTTTCACCCGGCGCCAGGACCTGGGAGCCGTTGGGCAGGCCCGGAGCCGCGAAGGCCCGATTGTCGGTGTCGAGGTCGAAGTTCCACACCAGGCACTCCGTCGTGCCCTGGTTCGTGATCTCGATGGGGAGCTGGACACCGCGGTTCACCGTCACCGCGCCAAAGCGCAGCGACGACGGGGAGATGTCCAGGTCGCAGGCCGGGAGCTCGACCACGTTCGCCATCAGGTGGACCGTGACGAACGGCTGCTCCGCCGACATCGCGCCGCTCACGTAGATCGGGAAGTCCATCTCGGCGGGATACTCCTGGATCTCGCTGCCCTTGAAGGTGACCTCGAAGGCCATCGAGTTCGCATTGTGCGAATCCAGGCGCCAGGGAGCCGACGTGCCATCGACGGCCGCCACGGTGTAGTTGGCCTCCTCGCTGGGCGGATAGAGATCGAGCGCGACGCTCTCGCCGATGTTTCGGATCATGAAGGTCTTCTTCGCGGCGAAGTTCTTCGGCTGCCTGCCGAAGTCCACCGTCCCCGGATCGGCCTCCACCTCGATGCCGCCGCTCTTCCCGTCGACCGGGACCTCGAAGTAGAGCCCATCGGGGCCCATCACCTGGATCTTGGCGAACTTCCGGGGCTCGGCCTGGGGCGCGGCCTTGAAGGAGACCTCCACCTCGACGGTCGCGCTCACCCCCACCTCGAACTCGCCGGTCGCCGCGAGCTTGAACTCCTCCGGAGCCTCCCCTTCGTTGGCGGGATCCCGAACCGGATCGACGACGAGGGTCATGGAGGTGACGGTCGCCGGGAAGTCACCGATGTTCTGGATGGCGAACCAGCTGCTCTTCGACTCGCCGGGGGTGACCGTGCCCATGGTCACCGTCGGCGGAGAGGCGCGGAGCTCCGTGATACCGCCGGTGCCCACGAGCTGGACGCGGACGTCCTGGCAGCTGGCGCAAGGACGCAGCAGGAGGGAGGCCGCGTGGGGTCCGCGGTTGGCCGGCGTGAACGAGACGTCGATCGCGCGGGTCGCCCCCCCCGGAAGCTCGACGGCCCCGTCGTCGACCCGGAAGGCCGTGCGATCGCTGCCGCCCGTGATCGAGAGGTCCAGGTTCAGGCTCTTCTCGATCAGGTTCGTGAGGTCGAGGGGGAGGGTCTTGGTGTCGCCGAGCTTGATGGTCCCGAAGTCCAGGACCTCGACCACCTCCACCACGCGCTTCACGCCCTCGCCCTTGAGGTCGAGGGTGACGAGCTCGTTCTTGGCGTTGGACAGCGAGATCTTCAGCTGGCCGTCGAAGCGCTCCTCGCGAAGCGGGAAGAAGGCGATCTTCACCTCGGCCTTCCCGCCGGGCGCCAGCGAGAGCTCGGACGGCCGCATGTCGTAGCCGCTAGGGAAGTCGGACGCCCTCACCTGCACCTGGGACCGGCCCGTGTTGGAGAGGGTCACGAGCTTCGAGGCCTCGGTCCCCACGAAGACCTGGCCGAAGTCGACTTCCGTTTTAGGGTCAGACACGACGACGCCGCGGGCGCTCCCTAGCGGCTCCTTGGCACATCCCACGAGCATCAGCGGGACCAGCAGCAGCCCGTACAACAAATGTCGCATCGCATTCCTCCTCGAGGTTGAAACGAGCGACTAATGTCGGGGTACGGCCTGTCGGATCACCTGGATCTCCGTTTTCCGGAAAAATTCTTCATCCGGAGCCCGTTACGGCCGAAATCCAGCTCCAGCGGCCCTGGCCCCCGTTTCGAGCCCGTCTGCGGCGCGCCGATGGAGGCCTCCAAATGAAAAGCCGGAGACGAATGGGCTTCCGTCCCCGGCGATCGGCCCCGTTCATCTGCAGGGCTTCTGGTCTGTTGAGCCAACCGCCCGGTCGAGCTCTATTCGCAGGGGTCCTCGCAATCGAGGCTCTCCCCCCATCCTCGGAGCTCGACCCGGTAAGGCTCGTCGGCGCCTTCCATCCAGACCTCGAGCCACGCCGTCTCCAGGTACATGCCCCGCGGCCTGTAAGAGGCCAAGAAGCTCTTGGATCCCCCGGGAAAAATGAACAGGGGAAGGGCCTCCTCGGCCCTCGCGGAAAAGGCCGGAGGAAGGTCGGACACGATGGAGAGACGGACGATCCGAACTACGTCGTCGCCCAAATTGAACATGGTGAACGCCTTGAAGGCCTGGAGCGTCTGCGGCCAGGCCGGAACCGGGCCGAAGTCGAGCGGGTCCCGATCCGCGACGAGGCGCAGGGAAGTTGCGAAGGTCGACGCCCTCAGGTCGACCTGCACGAAGGGCTGCTCTTCCGAGAGCTGGCCGTTCACGAAGACCGGGAGAACCAACGACGCGGCGTAGTCCTTGACTTCGCTCCCACGGAACGTGACCTCGAGTGCCAGGGGCCGCTCGTCGATGATCCAGGGCCCCTCGGCGCCGTCGAGGTCCGTCACGGTGAAGGAAGTGGCATCCGGAGACGCAATCACCGGCTGGTCGACAGTGATCCGTGCCGGATCCCCGACGTTCTGGAGAATGAGGGTCCTTCTCGCCAGGAAGCCCTTCGGCAATCGTCCGAAGTCCACCTCGCCCGGAGGACACCCGACGACCTCGATCCGGACTCTCTCTTCGCCTCCCCCGGAACCGCCGTCGGCACCGATGCCACCTGTCCGACCATCTACTCCGGAGTCTCCCGGACCGGCGGAGCCTCCAGGTTCGGCTTCGGGGCCACCACTTCCGCTTCCGCACGACGCGAGAAAGAGAGCGAGAACCAGCACCACGACAGGGCGCATAATCACCTCACGGAACGGGTCCAGCCGTCACATGTCCTCTCGCCGGGAAACGGATCACCCGACCGGGGGACCCTGCCGCCGAAAACGAAAACGGCGGCAAGCCCGAGGGCCCGCCGCCGTCCTTGACTCATCGGTCCGGCGTCATCCGCCGGACCACGAGCTCGCTGGCGCTATTCGGCTTCCGCCGGCGCCGCCGCAGCCGTCTCCGGCCGATCGACCAGCTCGAGGTACGCCATCTCCGCGGAGTCGCCCAGCCGGCGACCGATGCGGACGATCCGCGTGTACCCGCCCGGGCGAGCGCCGTAGCGCTCCGCGAGGGTGCTGAAGAGCTTCGAGAGCACGTCCTTGTCGTGCACCGTCTTGCTCGCGAGCCGCCTGGCGTGGAGCGAGCCCTTCTTCCCGAGGGTGATCACCCGGTCGGCAAGCTTGCGGGCTTCCTTCGCCTTGGGCACCGTGGTGCGGATCCTCTCGTGCCGCAGGAGCGAGATGACCATGTTGTCCATCATCGCTTCCCGATGAGCCGAGGTCCGCGAGAACTTGC
The Vulgatibacter incomptus DNA segment above includes these coding regions:
- a CDS encoding choice-of-anchor D domain-containing protein, which encodes MRHLLYGLLLVPLMLVGCAKEPLGSARGVVVSDPKTEVDFGQVFVGTEASKLVTLSNTGRSQVQVRASDFPSGYDMRPSELSLAPGGKAEVKIAFFPLREERFDGQLKISLSNAKNELVTLDLKGEGVKRVVEVVEVLDFGTIKLGDTKTLPLDLTNLIEKSLNLDLSITGGSDRTAFRVDDGAVELPGGATRAIDVSFTPANRGPHAASLLLRPCASCQDVRVQLVGTGGITELRASPPTVTMGTVTPGESKSSWFAIQNIGDFPATVTSMTLVVDPVRDPANEGEAPEEFKLAATGEFEVGVSATVEVEVSFKAAPQAEPRKFAKIQVMGPDGLYFEVPVDGKSGGIEVEADPGTVDFGRQPKNFAAKKTFMIRNIGESVALDLYPPSEEANYTVAAVDGTSAPWRLDSHNANSMAFEVTFKGSEIQEYPAEMDFPIYVSGAMSAEQPFVTVHLMANVVELPACDLDISPSSLRFGAVTVNRGVQLPIEITNQGTTECLVWNFDLDTDNRAFAAPGLPNGSQVLAPGEKITVGIRYQPTRITGVIDRTNLYFNHSNVETPRAVVQISGLATSFCLSADPNPVAFGPVPAVPQSLQVFKPFVVRNCGTDAVRISRVSMASGYSQRFTARSDETLPVTIASNGTKSFLASYKPLDLVRDVGKVEVWMQGVDEPFLVETQGQGTDDACGVLCDWPTAICPAAGQSVTVNTQIVLSGGAYSPGGHPTTCSWTVASAPVGSSARPVGGGCTPTFTPDLVGNYVFELMVTDQLGNRGACQHSLTATPWGGLWVETFWDAAGDIDLHVLNEDLGDRHQDASWFRNPSDCYFGNCYSGNRPNPLWDNDINMTASLDRDDIPGTGPENTRINSPSLTHPYAVGIHNWGNSRNPVNVTTNIYCGGALAYNTTTVFTATRQFEVAVSIQYNGSTCIVTRDGMRWVH
- the rplQ gene encoding 50S ribosomal protein L17, with protein sequence MRHGVAGRKFSRTSAHREAMMDNMVISLLRHERIRTTVPKAKEARKLADRVITLGKKGSLHARRLASKTVHDKDVLSKLFSTLAERYGARPGGYTRIVRIGRRLGDSAEMAYLELVDRPETAAAAPAEAE